One genomic region from Metallosphaera tengchongensis encodes:
- the proC gene encoding pyrroline-5-carboxylate reductase, producing MVKVAILGSGNIGSSLISSAISRGYEVIGTGRTDVTLRRVLELGAKATSNNQEAISTSDLILISVKPQHFPDLVRGTTRNIWRDKVVVSVMAGVRLETLKRIMEGASVFRAMPNINATVKMSTTALTGDGRGKELVETFFKGLGSTYWINEDFMDVWTALIGSGPAFVSEIIDSLVLGAVASGMPRELAYSAVLDMLEGTARNLRSHKGHPAEVRDNVITPAGTTIRGLKVMEEKGVKAALIETVESASKRASELGRVIDGRIKEDTERW from the coding sequence ATGGTTAAGGTCGCCATTTTGGGCTCAGGAAACATTGGTTCTTCCTTGATATCATCTGCAATATCCAGAGGATACGAGGTAATAGGCACAGGTAGGACTGACGTAACCTTGCGGAGAGTATTGGAGTTGGGAGCTAAAGCCACATCCAATAACCAGGAGGCCATTTCGACTTCCGACCTGATTCTCATAAGCGTAAAGCCACAGCATTTCCCTGACTTAGTGAGGGGGACTACGAGAAACATCTGGAGGGATAAGGTAGTAGTTTCAGTTATGGCCGGGGTTAGGCTAGAGACGCTCAAAAGAATCATGGAAGGCGCGTCGGTGTTCAGAGCTATGCCCAACATTAACGCCACGGTAAAGATGTCCACGACGGCTTTGACTGGAGATGGTAGAGGGAAGGAGCTCGTTGAGACGTTCTTTAAGGGCTTAGGATCAACCTATTGGATAAACGAAGATTTTATGGATGTTTGGACAGCGCTTATAGGAAGCGGTCCAGCCTTCGTTTCAGAGATAATTGATAGCTTAGTTCTTGGTGCAGTAGCGTCTGGTATGCCAAGAGAACTGGCGTATTCAGCGGTATTGGACATGCTGGAGGGAACGGCGAGGAACTTGAGGTCCCATAAGGGCCACCCCGCTGAGGTTAGGGATAACGTAATTACTCCTGCAGGTACTACGATTAGGGGACTGAAGGTAATGGAGGAGAAGGGGGTTAAGGCTGCGTTAATTGAGACCGTTGAAAGCGCTAGCAAGAGAGCTAGCGAGTTGGGGAGAGTTATAGATGGGAGAATTAAAGAAGATACGGAGAGATGGTAA
- a CDS encoding CHAD domain-containing protein yields MRSLKLLGIELIRPEDYANEHLGNFLEIIGFSQESVHDARVELRRFYVVAKALYPLHGDYGLIDLTRGLLKDLGKVRDMDVHGCPKIDRDKVVAKTLRLSGFLTRLPKLYGSRYLVAQNLLSAFFQAREATDFHQLRKVLREARFLSESLGIEAYSLKEVVKEMGEMRDNVRRSLCEGVQSSLQFDESLKERGVSAVRELLLSDHEFHHIKARILNPRG; encoded by the coding sequence GTGAGATCGTTAAAATTATTGGGGATAGAATTGATTAGGCCCGAGGACTACGCCAATGAGCACTTGGGAAATTTCTTGGAGATCATTGGGTTCTCCCAAGAGAGCGTTCATGACGCTAGGGTTGAGCTAAGGAGGTTCTACGTTGTGGCTAAAGCTCTTTACCCCCTGCATGGAGACTACGGGCTCATTGATCTTACAAGGGGGTTGCTGAAAGATTTAGGCAAGGTGAGGGACATGGATGTCCACGGATGTCCTAAAATAGATAGGGACAAAGTCGTCGCTAAGACCTTGAGATTATCCGGTTTCCTAACCCGTCTTCCCAAACTTTACGGATCAAGATACCTAGTGGCTCAGAACCTTTTGAGCGCCTTTTTCCAGGCTAGGGAAGCGACGGACTTCCACCAATTGAGGAAAGTGTTAAGGGAGGCTAGATTCTTGTCGGAGAGTTTGGGCATTGAGGCTTACTCCCTCAAGGAGGTAGTGAAGGAGATGGGGGAAATGAGGGACAACGTAAGGAGGAGCTTGTGTGAAGGCGTTCAGTCCAGTCTTCAATTTGATGAGAGTCTGAAGGAAAGGGGAGTGTCAGCTGTAAGAGAACTCCTGTTGTCAGACCACGAGTTTCACCATATAAAGGCTAGAATTTTAAATCCTAGAGGCTGA
- a CDS encoding dTMP kinase, translating into MEGKIIALEGSEGSGRTFHANALRMYLEEQGYGVVTFGLGLSKLMGEPLAKKKRDIVFQRRTLFLSYVTDLADQVENLVKPMIKAGFLALADGYTSTLIAWGLTRGLEIDWMKDVLSSLPKADISIGLTSTPEEVIRRILRKKGSLDPLSSGIDICINEELFSSYRQYLEQFQNHLKTLMTNSFMVDTTRNYEVVRSEIVKIIGDRID; encoded by the coding sequence GTGGAAGGTAAGATCATAGCACTCGAGGGTTCAGAGGGGTCCGGTAGGACCTTTCACGCTAATGCGTTGAGGATGTACCTAGAGGAACAGGGCTATGGGGTAGTGACGTTCGGACTGGGCTTATCGAAGCTCATGGGAGAACCGTTAGCCAAGAAGAAGAGGGACATAGTTTTCCAAAGGAGGACTCTATTCCTCTCTTACGTTACTGACCTGGCGGATCAGGTCGAGAATTTGGTGAAACCAATGATAAAGGCCGGTTTCCTTGCCTTAGCGGACGGGTACACTTCTACCCTCATTGCATGGGGACTAACTAGGGGGCTGGAGATAGATTGGATGAAGGACGTCCTGAGCTCCCTCCCTAAGGCAGATATTAGCATAGGTTTAACCTCGACGCCTGAGGAAGTTATCAGGAGGATATTGCGTAAAAAAGGGAGCTTGGACCCCTTAAGTTCTGGGATAGATATCTGTATCAATGAGGAGCTGTTCTCGTCCTACAGACAGTATCTAGAGCAGTTCCAGAACCACCTTAAGACGTTGATGACTAATTCCTTCATGGTGGACACCACCAGGAACTACGAGGTGGTTAGGAGTGAGATCGTTAAAATTATTGGGGATAGAATTGATTAG
- the tmk gene encoding dTMP kinase: MSGKVIAFEGIDGSGKSSQAKLLKDWLETKVDTYLTEWNSSDWIHEVIKEAKKKNLLTPLTFSLIHATDFADRYEKLILPMYRSGFTIVSDRYVYTAYARDSVRGVDLNWVKRLYSFAIKPDITFFIRVTPEIALERIKENKRGIKPQEAGADVFPGLDPEEGFLTYQGKVLELYDKIAMEEGFVMIDGNRSPREIQVEIRKRVSELWKVRS; this comes from the coding sequence ATGTCAGGGAAAGTGATAGCCTTTGAGGGAATAGACGGCTCAGGGAAATCCAGTCAAGCTAAGCTCCTAAAGGACTGGTTGGAGACAAAGGTTGATACTTATCTCACAGAGTGGAACTCTTCGGACTGGATACATGAGGTAATAAAGGAGGCTAAGAAGAAGAACCTCCTTACCCCACTGACCTTTAGCCTAATACACGCCACTGACTTCGCTGATAGATACGAGAAGCTTATCCTCCCCATGTATAGGAGCGGTTTCACCATTGTATCTGATAGGTACGTTTACACGGCTTACGCTAGGGACTCCGTTAGGGGTGTGGATCTGAATTGGGTCAAAAGGCTTTACTCCTTCGCCATAAAGCCGGACATCACCTTCTTCATCAGGGTCACCCCTGAGATAGCCCTTGAGAGAATAAAGGAAAATAAGCGTGGAATTAAGCCGCAGGAGGCTGGAGCTGACGTTTTCCCTGGACTTGACCCTGAGGAGGGTTTCCTTACATATCAGGGAAAAGTATTGGAGCTCTACGATAAGATTGCCATGGAGGAAGGCTTTGTCATGATTGATGGGAACAGATCCCCTAGGGAAATCCAGGTTGAGATAAGGAAAAGGGTGAGCGAGCTGTGGAAGGTAAGATCATAG
- a CDS encoding Ppx/GppA phosphatase family protein: protein MDEVAVIDLGYNSIRLSLFQRGERNTFRTLGSMKEFTRLGEGVDEGGEIRQEKIEEAERVMIKFRSVLERRGVETVHPLGTSAFRLARNGEEVSKRLSKALGWEIQIVPGEEEGRLAALGALNSLPFTDGVVFELGGGSLEVIYVENRSLGKIFHFPLGALKLTKTFGSEDGMRKEVRNYLFSLPSWVVPNMVGSGGNVRSIGRLLMRMDGMKFSHVHGYKVTHEKVKSISKTLWSMNLQEISSLPGIGKERAPTVKAAIVVIEELMSLFDAPSLLVSEFGMREGKVMRGEEQSVAEMRDGWLESMAYFMNVRPPREIRLEAEKLTGSEIAGISAYVSHIFMEVGWDDPFDACYRYLTYSLFPGFQKRDLGIVSLVCKGASSKVRKKDLQRLGVDSKLEKIEAMSKVVKTVVKKFPLGVY, encoded by the coding sequence ATGGACGAGGTCGCGGTAATAGACCTAGGGTACAACTCCATTCGTCTATCCCTATTCCAAAGGGGTGAAAGGAACACCTTCAGGACATTGGGTAGCATGAAGGAGTTTACCAGGCTTGGGGAAGGCGTTGACGAAGGAGGTGAGATCAGACAGGAAAAAATAGAGGAAGCGGAGAGGGTGATGATAAAGTTCAGATCCGTGTTGGAGAGGAGGGGTGTGGAAACTGTCCACCCGTTAGGGACAAGCGCGTTCAGGTTGGCTAGGAATGGGGAGGAAGTCTCCAAGAGGCTCTCTAAGGCGTTGGGCTGGGAAATTCAAATAGTACCAGGAGAGGAGGAGGGAAGGCTGGCAGCATTGGGGGCCCTAAACTCCCTACCCTTTACTGATGGGGTGGTCTTTGAGCTAGGGGGAGGATCCCTAGAGGTGATCTACGTGGAGAATAGGTCTCTGGGGAAGATATTCCACTTCCCACTAGGGGCACTGAAGCTTACAAAGACCTTTGGATCCGAGGATGGGATGAGAAAGGAAGTGAGGAATTACCTCTTCTCCTTACCAAGCTGGGTAGTTCCAAACATGGTGGGCTCTGGCGGTAACGTCAGATCCATAGGCAGATTGCTGATGAGGATGGATGGTATGAAGTTTTCCCACGTTCATGGCTACAAAGTGACCCATGAGAAGGTCAAGAGCATAAGCAAGACCCTATGGTCCATGAACCTCCAGGAGATCTCCTCACTCCCCGGGATAGGGAAGGAAAGGGCACCCACGGTAAAGGCAGCCATCGTTGTCATTGAAGAACTGATGAGTCTATTTGATGCTCCTTCCCTTCTAGTTTCGGAGTTTGGGATGAGGGAGGGTAAGGTGATGAGGGGTGAGGAACAGTCGGTCGCAGAAATGAGGGACGGATGGTTAGAGTCCATGGCTTACTTCATGAATGTGAGGCCTCCCAGAGAGATAAGGCTGGAGGCTGAGAAGCTGACCGGATCTGAGATTGCAGGGATTTCCGCTTACGTCTCCCACATTTTTATGGAAGTAGGCTGGGACGACCCCTTTGATGCGTGTTATAGGTACCTGACCTATTCCCTTTTCCCAGGATTTCAGAAGAGGGACCTAGGCATCGTTTCCCTTGTGTGTAAGGGGGCTTCTTCTAAGGTGAGGAAAAAGGACCTTCAAAGGCTGGGGGTGGACTCTAAGTTGGAAAAGATAGAGGCCATGTCAAAGGTCGTGAAGACTGTAGTGAAGAAGTTTCCATTGGGTGTCTATTGA
- the sixA gene encoding phosphohistidine phosphatase SixA encodes MTTILIVRHGESEPNTEGIADENRKLVKKGIKQMRRVANFIEEMGYEVEQVITSPLLRAAQSAEVILEELGLDLRPEVTEELSPNMDPTALAEKLKERQGTVLVVGHEPSLSRLVKTLTNSEVELKRGGLAVVEVDQVEKKTRLELLLTQKVMKLI; translated from the coding sequence ATGACGACAATTCTAATTGTAAGACATGGTGAGAGCGAACCCAACACAGAGGGAATAGCTGACGAGAACAGAAAACTGGTGAAGAAGGGAATAAAGCAAATGAGGAGAGTAGCCAACTTCATTGAGGAGATGGGATACGAGGTTGAACAAGTAATCACTAGTCCGCTTTTGAGAGCTGCGCAGTCGGCCGAGGTTATACTAGAGGAGCTAGGTCTAGACCTTAGACCTGAGGTCACTGAAGAGCTCAGCCCGAATATGGACCCCACGGCTCTGGCCGAGAAGCTTAAGGAGAGGCAGGGTACGGTACTCGTTGTCGGTCACGAGCCGTCCCTCTCCAGGTTAGTGAAGACTTTGACCAACAGTGAGGTAGAGCTCAAGAGAGGAGGATTGGCGGTGGTTGAGGTAGACCAAGTGGAGAAGAAGACTAGACTTGAGCTACTTCTAACCCAAAAGGTAATGAAGCTGATTTAG
- a CDS encoding zinc ribbon domain-containing protein — protein sequence MNKTFQGVNVDLQYLGQQLYQWFISKGYQAQYFPSGNQVVVQAKKTGFLRHLFAADRAFTVKITQFPGYLDVNTGMANWIKAEGAIDAVIGDLILGPVGLAIEGAESLWNLEIERDIMKEIERILSMGQYPQSNPNQYQYPQSNPNQYQYPQSNPNQYQYPQSNPNQYQYPQSNPNQYQYPQSNPNQYQYPQSNPNQYQYPQSNPNQYQYPQSNPNQQKTCNNCGYSNPSNARFCMGCGSPLN from the coding sequence ATGAACAAAACTTTCCAAGGGGTAAATGTAGACCTCCAGTATTTAGGTCAACAGTTGTATCAATGGTTTATATCTAAAGGTTATCAGGCGCAGTACTTTCCGTCGGGTAACCAGGTTGTGGTTCAAGCTAAGAAGACGGGTTTCCTGAGACACTTATTTGCGGCTGATAGAGCTTTCACCGTAAAAATAACTCAGTTTCCTGGGTACTTGGACGTAAACACGGGAATGGCGAACTGGATCAAGGCTGAGGGCGCAATAGACGCGGTCATAGGAGATCTAATCTTAGGACCGGTTGGTCTCGCGATTGAAGGTGCTGAAAGCCTGTGGAACCTTGAAATAGAGAGAGACATTATGAAGGAGATTGAAAGAATTTTGAGTATGGGTCAGTACCCTCAGTCGAATCCAAACCAGTACCAGTACCCTCAGTCGAATCCAAACCAGTACCAGTACCCTCAGTCGAATCCAAACCAGTACCAGTACCCTCAGTCGAATCCAAACCAGTACCAGTACCCTCAGTCGAATCCAAACCAGTACCAGTACCCTCAGTCGAATCCAAACCAGTACCAGTACCCTCAGTCGAATCCAAACCAGTACCAGTACCCTCAGTCGAATCCAAACCAGTACCAGTACCCTCAGTCGAATCCAAACCAGCAAAAGACATGCAATAACTGTGGGTACTCTAACCCAAGTAACGCTAGGTTCTGCATGGGCTGTGGGTCACCTCTGAACTAA
- a CDS encoding amidohydrolase family protein has translation MERGLILDVHSHILTKSYIDFMSKRGYLKPSGLTVWGRNYPVNKFLLDLDEKLKDLKSLGGEVIPFLSIPPPWTYFLPKEEEVRLVKEVNDELAKMASDRIRTLATLPMTDVNEAMGEAERAIKDLGMDGFIVGTGLNVETIADDRFEPLLRKLANLGKPVFLHPGTLILGLDEGAMSSTVSYPFETTFVLAKLGIRGILREFNLKLIVPHGGGYLPYQLGRFDMLYETGRSKFKLSEELNNVFFDVVVYHKMELELLYRRFGVDKMLYGTDHPFPISRPALFARIVEETLPKEKEKVFYQNAKKLFELNWL, from the coding sequence ATGGAAAGGGGTCTAATCCTAGACGTTCACTCACACATTTTAACCAAAAGCTACATAGATTTCATGAGCAAGCGCGGCTACTTGAAACCTTCAGGTCTAACCGTCTGGGGTAGAAACTATCCAGTGAATAAATTTCTCCTGGATCTCGACGAAAAATTAAAGGACCTGAAGAGTTTAGGGGGTGAGGTAATTCCCTTTCTCTCAATTCCTCCACCATGGACCTATTTCTTACCCAAGGAGGAAGAGGTGAGGTTGGTTAAGGAGGTTAATGACGAGCTTGCCAAGATGGCGAGTGATAGGATCAGGACCCTAGCCACGTTGCCTATGACAGACGTGAACGAGGCCATGGGAGAGGCAGAGAGAGCCATAAAGGATCTTGGGATGGACGGGTTCATAGTGGGAACAGGTCTTAACGTGGAGACCATAGCCGATGACAGGTTCGAACCCTTGTTAAGAAAGCTGGCAAATCTAGGGAAACCCGTATTCCTTCATCCAGGGACCTTAATCTTAGGCCTAGACGAGGGGGCCATGAGCTCCACTGTAAGTTATCCTTTTGAAACTACATTCGTTCTGGCTAAACTAGGTATAAGGGGTATATTGAGGGAGTTTAACCTTAAGCTTATAGTGCCCCATGGAGGAGGATATCTACCATATCAGCTCGGTAGGTTTGACATGCTATATGAGACGGGGAGATCAAAGTTTAAACTCAGCGAGGAATTGAATAACGTGTTCTTTGATGTCGTAGTGTACCATAAGATGGAGTTGGAACTATTATATAGGAGGTTTGGAGTAGATAAAATGTTGTACGGGACTGATCATCCATTCCCAATCTCTAGGCCAGCCCTGTTCGCCAGAATTGTGGAGGAAACCCTACCGAAAGAAAAGGAGAAGGTCTTCTACCAAAATGCTAAAAAACTATTTGAATTGAACTGGTTATAA
- a CDS encoding DUF929 family protein, producing the protein MNNLVKVGFLLIIVLLVIGILVSFLNNTTGSTLIGAQVSGNVYEQLVSLSDQGYNVTAQSNLNTLQYNFSSVNGKPAVIYVGAEWCPFCGAERWALILALLRFGNFTNLEYMLSSSSDEYPNTPTFTFVNSTYTSKYVTFYPIEYQNRQHQQLESVPSAVYQMWKTYANFNIPFVIIGYYYQVGTPINPGLLSGRNWSYVILQLHDPNSPIYKEVYAQANLITMYICKVDGNNPASVCDHFDPNTTMDPMVYGVQVSQKGWGNSSDLLFPPLVVLEWRKR; encoded by the coding sequence ATGAATAACCTAGTAAAAGTAGGATTTCTACTAATTATAGTATTATTAGTAATTGGTATCCTTGTTTCTTTTCTAAATAATACGACAGGATCGACCTTAATAGGAGCTCAAGTGTCAGGCAATGTCTATGAGCAGTTGGTCTCTCTGAGCGACCAAGGGTACAACGTTACCGCTCAGTCCAATCTGAACACTCTTCAATATAATTTTTCCTCCGTCAATGGTAAGCCAGCAGTTATATATGTAGGGGCTGAATGGTGCCCCTTCTGCGGGGCGGAGAGATGGGCCCTGATATTGGCTCTTTTGAGGTTTGGGAACTTCACCAACCTAGAGTACATGCTTTCCAGTTCATCAGATGAGTACCCAAACACTCCCACTTTTACTTTCGTAAATTCCACGTACACGAGCAAATACGTAACTTTTTACCCAATAGAGTATCAAAATAGGCAACATCAGCAGTTGGAGAGCGTTCCTTCGGCCGTTTATCAGATGTGGAAAACCTATGCAAACTTCAATATCCCATTTGTTATCATAGGTTACTATTACCAGGTAGGGACTCCCATAAACCCTGGTTTACTCTCTGGGAGGAACTGGAGTTACGTCATACTACAACTCCATGACCCTAACAGCCCTATTTACAAAGAAGTGTATGCCCAGGCAAATCTAATTACGATGTACATCTGTAAGGTTGACGGAAATAATCCAGCTAGCGTTTGCGACCATTTTGACCCCAACACCACAATGGACCCCATGGTCTATGGGGTTCAGGTGTCTCAAAAAGGATGGGGAAATTCTTCGGACTTGTTATTTCCACCCCTAGTTGTCTTAGAGTGGAGGAAGAGATAG
- a CDS encoding 4Fe-4S binding protein: MLILQPLLADLISTITIGLGFQRVYYSRNNPSTNPVYLLQYLIFTTLSFSVYLLCETLGLPVYVILSVGVISLVFRRLYTTRKTSYLNNRRLAFLLLFTAFTSSWVESATILGPASVFVGLSLTNFEVTLSNLVLTFASVTASPWFMINMGIWLGVLGIFRILELRSRENVLRFALMMLSYTFYSIWLPTFSPISGEVQYIPYMWFNGIGTYGPVEPSYLLTGIIGTYAVTAVLSFLFGGRQICSVTCAAPYMLQGTFMDSMKKYNRSSKLGRKTLTSKIKRWYKVVMLLTWLSLISFSALSFLNYEKVISFSILGQDPTMLYVTLYFNLIWYVQFILMPFLGNYSCVNTGICAWGSFNQVMGYLGFFKLRVKDPNKCLNCKTVDCALACPVGLTDMRSSFIKRGEFKSLRCVGSGDCVEECPHHNIEFYDIRSYLRERISYRRGVKGDLHSGV, translated from the coding sequence ATGTTGATCCTTCAGCCTCTATTGGCAGATTTGATCTCCACAATAACCATAGGGTTGGGCTTTCAGAGAGTTTATTATAGCAGAAATAACCCATCAACGAACCCGGTTTACTTACTGCAATATCTCATTTTTACTACCCTTTCCTTCTCTGTTTACCTTTTATGCGAGACCCTTGGACTGCCAGTTTACGTAATCCTATCTGTGGGAGTGATCTCCTTAGTTTTCAGGAGGCTCTACACAACAAGGAAAACAAGCTATCTAAATAACCGAAGATTGGCTTTCCTCCTCCTATTCACAGCCTTCACATCTTCTTGGGTAGAAAGCGCAACTATCTTAGGTCCTGCATCGGTATTTGTAGGACTGAGTTTAACAAACTTTGAAGTTACACTCTCTAACCTTGTGTTGACCTTTGCTAGCGTAACAGCAAGTCCATGGTTTATGATAAATATGGGAATTTGGTTAGGAGTTCTTGGTATTTTTAGAATATTGGAGTTAAGAAGTAGGGAGAACGTACTGAGGTTCGCACTAATGATGCTCTCTTACACGTTTTACAGCATCTGGTTACCCACTTTCTCCCCAATTTCCGGTGAAGTACAGTACATCCCGTATATGTGGTTTAACGGTATTGGAACGTACGGACCCGTTGAACCTTCCTATCTACTAACAGGTATTATTGGTACTTATGCGGTAACTGCGGTTCTTTCCTTTCTCTTCGGTGGTAGGCAGATATGTTCAGTGACCTGTGCGGCTCCTTATATGTTGCAAGGCACCTTCATGGATTCCATGAAGAAATACAACAGAAGCTCAAAACTAGGAAGGAAAACGCTAACGTCAAAGATTAAAAGGTGGTACAAAGTTGTCATGTTGTTGACTTGGTTATCTCTAATATCATTCTCTGCGCTCTCCTTTCTTAACTACGAAAAAGTAATCTCGTTCTCCATTCTAGGCCAGGACCCGACAATGCTGTATGTTACCCTTTACTTCAACCTCATTTGGTACGTCCAGTTTATACTAATGCCCTTTCTGGGTAACTACTCCTGTGTAAACACTGGGATTTGCGCCTGGGGAAGTTTCAATCAGGTGATGGGGTACTTAGGCTTCTTTAAATTAAGGGTTAAAGACCCAAATAAATGTCTTAACTGTAAGACTGTGGACTGCGCTTTAGCGTGCCCTGTAGGTCTTACGGACATGAGATCCTCCTTTATAAAGAGAGGAGAGTTTAAGTCCTTGAGGTGCGTAGGTTCTGGAGACTGCGTTGAGGAGTGTCCTCATCATAATATAGAGTTTTATGACATTAGAAGTTACCTCCGTGAGAGGATAAGCTATAGAAGAGGAGTTAAGGGGGATTTACATTCCGGTGTATGA
- a CDS encoding DUF488 domain-containing protein has product MTIKVKRVYESPSPDDGIRILVDRLWPRGLSKEKANVDIWLKEIAPSDELRRFFSHDPNKWEEFKAKYFGELKTNPALKELIDVVKKEKMVTLLFSARDEKRNNAVALKQYLEFIIPEN; this is encoded by the coding sequence TTGACTATTAAAGTTAAGAGGGTTTACGAGAGCCCGTCCCCAGATGACGGTATAAGGATACTTGTGGACAGGTTATGGCCGAGGGGACTCAGTAAAGAGAAGGCGAATGTTGATATCTGGCTTAAGGAAATTGCACCGTCGGACGAGCTTAGGAGGTTTTTCTCCCACGATCCGAATAAATGGGAGGAGTTTAAGGCCAAATACTTTGGCGAACTGAAGACTAATCCTGCCTTGAAAGAGTTAATTGACGTTGTGAAGAAGGAGAAAATGGTCACTTTGCTTTTCTCAGCCAGGGACGAGAAGAGGAATAACGCAGTTGCATTAAAGCAGTACCTGGAGTTCATAATACCTGAGAATTAG
- a CDS encoding B12-binding domain-containing radical SAM protein has protein sequence MPSWSVVLTSDRGSFTRFGPSSVMGYVACMPSRLVPRVFMDTLFTPPIKEVDQRGGALYAPYALRKVESTLITHGIKDVIVVQPERLRKVVSNTTKVVGISVHDPYGLDPVTYKLSLLFGGGKSWLEVFFEELGDEISELKKQYSFKVIAGGPGAWELTKRRPVWLDVLVMGESEVVLPQIVGSIMKGENPPPIVKGRDPKIEEIPPVIGATRWGEVQITRGCPRGCSFCSITPETFRSIPLDVITEEVKVNLSAGIRDVDLITDDVLLYGSTKLRVNHEAMVKLFTEVKKTGAKGIFWPHVSAPAVRSSPKTLRAMAEIAEYNFDRSVMPVVGMESGSIKILKKYMPAKAFPWSVEEWTDVILDATAIMNENYIYPCYTMTIGYREETDDDVQQSIDLVQKVIDHDFTAWVFPLPVIPMSVTRVKDNPFPDLERLPSKYWDLLYISWNYNMKVTRKLAPRLAGKGMTGRLVRLMIDRVFSSIEWFFRELKDSNGRKSIEFSSINLNNSLGTIRSIVELGKLSFRKS, from the coding sequence ATGCCCAGCTGGAGTGTGGTGTTAACCTCAGATAGGGGGTCCTTCACCAGGTTTGGTCCATCCAGTGTAATGGGGTATGTAGCGTGCATGCCGTCAAGGTTAGTCCCCAGGGTTTTCATGGATACCCTTTTCACCCCGCCTATAAAGGAGGTTGACCAAAGGGGAGGAGCACTTTACGCTCCTTACGCCTTAAGAAAGGTGGAATCAACCTTGATAACCCACGGGATCAAGGACGTCATTGTAGTCCAACCGGAGAGGCTTAGAAAGGTTGTCTCCAATACTACAAAGGTAGTAGGAATTTCAGTCCACGACCCTTACGGTCTTGATCCAGTCACCTACAAACTGTCCCTGCTTTTTGGGGGAGGGAAATCGTGGCTTGAGGTCTTCTTTGAGGAGCTGGGAGATGAAATTTCTGAGCTCAAAAAACAGTACAGTTTCAAGGTGATCGCTGGAGGACCTGGAGCATGGGAGCTAACTAAGAGAAGGCCGGTCTGGTTAGATGTCTTGGTCATGGGAGAGAGCGAGGTTGTTCTCCCCCAAATAGTGGGTTCCATCATGAAGGGAGAGAACCCCCCACCAATTGTAAAGGGAAGAGACCCTAAGATTGAGGAAATTCCGCCCGTCATAGGAGCTACAAGGTGGGGTGAAGTTCAGATCACCAGGGGTTGCCCAAGGGGGTGTAGCTTTTGTTCCATAACTCCAGAAACTTTCAGATCCATACCGTTGGATGTAATTACGGAGGAGGTAAAAGTGAACTTAAGTGCTGGAATAAGAGACGTGGACCTCATTACAGATGACGTTTTGCTTTATGGTTCAACAAAATTAAGGGTTAATCATGAGGCCATGGTAAAGCTATTTACAGAGGTTAAGAAAACGGGTGCCAAAGGTATATTTTGGCCACACGTGTCAGCCCCAGCTGTCAGGTCTAGCCCTAAGACCTTGAGGGCAATGGCGGAGATAGCTGAGTACAACTTCGACCGCTCTGTTATGCCCGTTGTTGGTATGGAGAGTGGGAGTATAAAGATCTTGAAAAAGTACATGCCAGCGAAGGCTTTCCCCTGGTCCGTAGAGGAGTGGACTGACGTTATCCTTGATGCGACCGCCATCATGAACGAGAACTATATCTACCCGTGCTACACCATGACCATCGGTTATAGGGAAGAAACTGACGATGACGTTCAACAGAGTATTGACCTAGTGCAGAAGGTCATAGACCACGATTTTACTGCCTGGGTCTTTCCCCTCCCCGTTATACCCATGAGTGTAACGAGGGTGAAGGATAACCCATTTCCCGATTTGGAGAGGCTACCTTCGAAGTATTGGGACCTTCTCTACATCTCATGGAACTACAATATGAAGGTGACCCGGAAGCTTGCGCCTAGGTTAGCCGGGAAGGGAATGACCGGGAGGTTAGTGAGGTTAATGATAGATAGAGTTTTCTCTTCAATAGAGTGGTTCTTTAGGGAACTGAAGGACAGTAATGGGAGGAAGTCCATAGAGTTCTCTAGTATCAATCTAAATAACAGCCTTGGAACCATAAGGTCAATAGTAGAGCTAGGTAAGCTAAGCTTTAGGAAAAGTTAA